ATGAGAACGACAGAACGGTCGACTTCGCATTTTCCAAGAAAATACGTGCCCCCCAGGTTGCTTTCCTGAAAGCGAAAGTACCAGGGATGACCGATGGAGAGCGCATAATAGGCATAGTACTTGGTCAATTTGTCAGTCCGAATTGACTGACGAACCGATTTTTCCACATCCCGACCTATGGGCTTCAGATTAACATTCACCCGCGATATAATATGATCGACAAGTCGCTTGATCTTCTTCACAAATCTCTCCAATCCAGACAATTCAGGGCGGTCGTGTGTATCAGACGATTATTACAGCAGGTAGTACACAGCCGCCAGACCTGTCAGTGACATCGTAATGGTGTACGGCAGTGCAAGGATAACCATACGCCCGTACGACAGACGGATAACCGGCGCAAGTGCGCTTGTGAGCAGGAACAGGAATGCAGCCTGACCGTTCGGCGTCGCCACGGACGGAATATTCGTGCCGGTATTGATGGCAACCGCCAGCTTGTCAAAGTGCACCATAATATCTCGCACCTGAGACGCTGCGGCAGCAGGCAACGTTGCGATCACATCGGAACGAACCAGACTCGAATCCGTCAGTTTGTCCATCAAGGCCTGACCACTCATCCCGATACCGGGAATGGCATTCAGCAGGTTGATGAAGTGCAATTTGGTCTCGGAGATATACACCGTCGCGACGAACACGTTGTCCGAAATGGCTGAAAGCAGGCCGTTTGCCGCGTAGTAAGCAACCAATTGGCTCTGCCCTTTCAGGGCAAGTACGTAACCAAGAATGGGCGCAAACAGATGCTGTGAATGAATAACACCGACAATGGCGAAAAACACTACCAACAGAGCGGTAAAAGGCAATGCCTCTTCAAATGCATGCCCAAGCTGGCTCTCTTCCACCACACCGGTCATGGATGTTAAAAGGACAATCACCGACAGACCGACCAAACCGACGGCTGCAAGGTGAAGGGCGAGTGCCAGAATAAGCCAAATTCCGATCAAGGCTTGAATGACCAGTTTGACCTTACCCTTATCTCCCTGCTCTGCTTCCATACGAATGGCAGTTTCCAACAGGAAGGAACGGATGTTGCCGGGAAGCTCAGCTCCGTAACCGAACAGGCGGAACTGCTCCACGGCAAGACAGGTCAGCAGGCCAACCACCAGAACCGGCATGGACACCGGCAGCACCTTCATAATGAACGGGATAAAATGCCATCCCATCTCATGGGCAATCAAGAGGTTCTGCGGCTCTCCTACCAGCGTGCAAACGCCACCAAGAGCAGTACCGACAGCACCATGCATCATCAAGTTCCGCAAAAAGGCACGGAACTCCAGCAGTTCCTCGCGGTCCTTCTGCTTGACCAGATCATCGGATATCAGATTATGCGAATCCGCACCGCCCTTGCCGGAAGCGAAGCGATGGTAAACGTTGTAAAAACCGTATGCCACGGCAATGATAACGGCGGTGACGGTCAATGCATCGAGAAAGGCTGACAAAAAGGCTCCAGCCAGACAAAACAGTAAAGCGATGACTTTTTTGGAACGCACCTTCACGAGAATTCGAGTGAACGTGAACTGCAAAAAGTCCTTCATGAAATGAATACCCGCGACCATGAAGATCAACAACAGGATGACTTCGAAGTTCTTGTGTGCTTCATGGTACACAACTTCCGGGGAAGTCAGCCCCATAGCAACGGCTTCGAGAGCTAAAAGGCCTCCAACAGGAAGCGGATAGCACTTCAAGGCCATGGTCAGGGTGAATATGAATTCTGCAATAAGCAGCCACCCGGCAACAAACGGCCCGGCAGTGATCATGATGATCGGATTGCAGACAAGGCAGGCAATGATGGTGAGTTTATACCACACCGGGGCATTGCCAAGAAACATGTTAACAAAAGTCCGTGCTAGAGGCTGGGCCATTTCATTTCTCCATTGGCGCTGTAGATTATCTCAACAGACCCGAAAGTGAGAACGTTGTCACACGGGGCAGCTTCCTCCATCTTCCAGATCTTTTCCGAACAAAAAAAAGCCACATCCGCGGATGTGGCCTATGAAATTCAGACGCACCTCCACCATGATTCACACAGCAAAGTCATCAACGCATCAAACGGCGCAAGGGGGACGTCTTCCCCTGGCGGTTAGTGATCTAGGCCCATCAATTGTGAAAGTCAAGAAAAGGGCAAATCGCGTTTTCGGCCTCAGATAACACACCACAGTGAAATCAATCGAAAACCCTGGCTCCGAGGGGATAGACCAGCAAGAAAGTTGGTGATAAAGGGGTTGGTCCTCAACTCCAAAGGAGAGATGATGTTCAGTCTATTCTCAAGAAATTACAAAAAAGCAGCCATGAGATTCCTCAGGCAGCATACGGTCGGACAAAGGGTATATTCTGTCGGGGATGGCGGTGCAAA
The genomic region above belongs to uncultured Pseudodesulfovibrio sp. and contains:
- the nhaB gene encoding sodium/proton antiporter NhaB yields the protein MAQPLARTFVNMFLGNAPVWYKLTIIACLVCNPIIMITAGPFVAGWLLIAEFIFTLTMALKCYPLPVGGLLALEAVAMGLTSPEVVYHEAHKNFEVILLLIFMVAGIHFMKDFLQFTFTRILVKVRSKKVIALLFCLAGAFLSAFLDALTVTAVIIAVAYGFYNVYHRFASGKGGADSHNLISDDLVKQKDREELLEFRAFLRNLMMHGAVGTALGGVCTLVGEPQNLLIAHEMGWHFIPFIMKVLPVSMPVLVVGLLTCLAVEQFRLFGYGAELPGNIRSFLLETAIRMEAEQGDKGKVKLVIQALIGIWLILALALHLAAVGLVGLSVIVLLTSMTGVVEESQLGHAFEEALPFTALLVVFFAIVGVIHSQHLFAPILGYVLALKGQSQLVAYYAANGLLSAISDNVFVATVYISETKLHFINLLNAIPGIGMSGQALMDKLTDSSLVRSDVIATLPAAAASQVRDIMVHFDKLAVAINTGTNIPSVATPNGQAAFLFLLTSALAPVIRLSYGRMVILALPYTITMSLTGLAAVYYLL